The following coding sequences are from one Capsicum annuum cultivar UCD-10X-F1 chromosome 3, UCD10Xv1.1, whole genome shotgun sequence window:
- the LOC124896590 gene encoding uncharacterized protein LOC124896590, producing the protein MVADCIEHAKRYQACQFHANYIHQFPKPLHPTVASWPFDSWGLDVVGPLPKSSKEQMYGIPRCIVTDNGTPFNNKLMKTLCKKFNFKQHKSSMYNTPANGLAEAFNKTLSNLLKKVVAKNKRD; encoded by the exons ATGGTAGCGGATTGTATAGAGCATGCCAAAAGGTATCAAGCGTGTCAATTCCATGCTAATTACATCCATCAGTTTCCAAAGCCTCTTCATCCAACTGTGGCCTCATGGCCTTTTGATTCCTGGGGACTGGATGTGGTTGGACCTCTTCCAAAGTCGTCAAAAGAGCAAAT GTATGGCATACCAAGATGCATAGTTACGGATAATGGAACTCCCTTCAACAATAAACTCATGAAGACGTTGTGTAAGAAGTTCAATTTTAAGCAGCACAAGTCTTCAATGTACAATACACCTGCCAATGGTCTTGCCGAAGCTTTTAACAAGACGCTTAGTAACCTATTGAAGAAAGTTGttgcaaaaaataaaagggaTTGA